The Cicer arietinum cultivar CDC Frontier isolate Library 1 chromosome 1, Cicar.CDCFrontier_v2.0, whole genome shotgun sequence genome contains the following window.
GAGATTTCTATCTCAATAATCAGCATCAGCCATGTCTCCAGCACCATAGAAGACAGAGACTCGGCTATCCACTTGAAATGGTTGGAAACATACATCAGACTCAACAGAAGTGAATCAAACAGAGACGTACTTGAATGAATCCGAACTAAGGAGGTGTTTGGAAGAGCTTATTTGAACTTATCTCATGCcatataaacatttatattagtGTTTGGATACGTTAgtgaaaataacttttaaacaTGTCCAAAAGTTGTTTTTAGCTTATGAAAGCTTCCCATGATAGTTCGTGGGTAAGTATTTAATTAAAGTCCCTACAATAGTTTATTGAACAAGTGCGTAACTGAGCTGCACGACCTAAGTTCCAAATATCTTTAAGGCAAACTTGAAAAACCTAGGAAATACGAATGGGAAAAAAAGTTTAGGGAAGACATTATCAAACAATGGGCATCACAGCGGCTTCAAACATTGGAAAGGCGTCTGGAGAGAATGAGAACCACACGCCAAGGAGATGAATGAAGAATCGAGGAACATTGAGCATTGGTTGGTGGTGCAGCACCTAGGTTGGTCAAACGCCTCTGAGTTGAACAGGGGAGATTGTGAACCAAGAACCTCAAGCAATGAAGCCAGTACTAATATGAAGAAACATCCACCACCAATGAGGATTTGTGGTGGAAAACAGGGCTCAGTTTCTGATGGAAGTAGGCCAAGAAAGAAGGGTCAAAGGGAGATTGGATTTATCTCCACAAACAAGAGTGGAAGAGCCATGTTCATTGTCTAAGAAAGGTGAACCATACACCTTATGAAATAACTTCCCCTCCATTTAAACAAGCaaacaaaagcaaaaaaaaaaaaaaagctaaagGTGGACAAAATAGATGGGGAAATATAAAGAGAGATGATCCACGCACCTCATGGAACACGGCAGAAACCAGAAAAGCAATCAAAGCAGCAGCACCCTGTATAGGATGAAAATCACAAACACACAGAACAGAACTAAGAAAACAAGAGTATATAATCTATCTTTCACAAAAGATAATCCAATTCAAATCAAAGATAAACAATAATGCTACTAACAAGTAgcttaaaaaaaataccaaaaattgAAGGACAACAAGGTTAGCACACTGGGAATAAAGTGAGCTCCACTTATTTAATCATATGTCAATCTACATGCAAATGCATTCTGGTACAGATGCCAAAATCAtctaaagtaacaaaatataaaatggcAAGTTTGAATATTGTGTATcagttaaaaaaatttcacaGATAACCAATTCTTCAATATGGGATGGACAATTCAGCTGAGGTAAAAGTAAatgaacaagaaaaagaaaagaagaagaaatgggGGTCGGATTTTAGAAAAATCATATGTTGAGTTAAcattattttccaaaaaaaatgcacatttctttgattgatttaataATGGAAGACATTAACTTGTTTGATGTGAAAATATATTTCCCGAACAAGTTCATTCTTACTCCAAAAATGTCAAAACATACTAGTAATGGTGATATCATCAAGCaagaaattattattgtttacattatattttagttatcaCGATGATTAACTTACTAAAGAAAGAAATTactttgaagaattttttttcatttgtgtctAAAATATGCTTACAAGAAGTATAGCTCAGAGTACACTCAGCGAGGTAGGAGGATGCTTGATTACCTTAGGTATACCAAACCTTATGCAGGGAAAATACACGTGGCGAACCATCCATTTGTGCACAGGCTGCAATACGAAGGAATCCACTAAGTTGAATAGTAATGATTAGAactacaataatttttaaaaaacttctGATGTGTTATGAAATCTGGTTCAAGAACCATATACTCATTAAATGCTGGAAAGATAAGCCAGAGAGTTAGATGAAAACAGAAATGTACTTTCTGGCTTAAATAACAAGTTCAAATAGCCTTAGATATCATCCGTTGATGGAGTATTGAGTCTAGAGTATTGCGTGTGTATGACTAGGCCTTGTGTAGAGTTTCTAAAATATTCTAATCATGTTTGTTTTTAGAAATTCCACCACTGTTGCAGTTCCTGTTAAATAATGTTACATGATTAGGAGTTACGATTCTTTTAAGGCTTGTTAGTGGTTTGCAAGGCAAGCTGCAACTCATGTATAAATACTTTTGTAACCTAACAAATTATTTAGACAAAATTAATTCAGAAAATCATAATTTCTCTCCCAATTTCTCAAAAACCTCAGGATGATTTCAAATATATGCattttacaataatttaatCCAAAAAATTAGATCAGCATATCATTTTGGAGAGGCAAGTCTGAAAAGGAAACATACCATATTCCACATCCTCCAATACTGACGTCAGCCCCGGCATAAATGCATTCAACAAAAAAGAGTCATGGGTTTTCTTCGTGGAAGTATTGTAACTAAAAAGATCCAAGAACACACCAGGACAAAGAGCCTACCTCTTCAACCGTTTGGGCATTCCACCAATCTTTGTAGAACTCACGATCACCAAACCGGAGAAGCTCCGCAAGTATATTTAACCTACATTCCAACAGTGCCTCGAAGGATAAAATGTCGTaacaattaatttgaaaaaactatCAAAGCAAcacttttaatatataaaagacACAGATCAGAACATAATAGGCAGCACTCGTGCATCGAAATGCGAGTCTAAACTATTTCACAGCAGAAAATTTTACagatgaaaagaaagaagaggcAGAAAAAAGATATCCTCATAGCTCATAGCAAAAATACTCAAGCTTGTCAATAAAATAAGACTCTCCATTTCATTAGTGTTGAAAAATCAAGCAATAACAGACACATAAATGCATAATCATTAGAACATTGCTAAGTAAGAAGCTAGTTTTGGTGCCTATTGCTAGTGCTGACATGGAATAATCTTCAAGGGAATAAACACAACAAACTAGAACTATGATACTTCAATTTATGGTGAGTGACGGAAATTTCATGCTAACAtgcttttaaaagaaaaatatagaaGAGGAATTACACACCAAAGATGGAAAAAGCAGTAGAACATGCAAAGCCACACATATACATTTGGAACAGAAAGCTTCAGAATTCTCTCAATGGCATATAGAAGGTTTCCCTTCAAAGGATGTTGTGAGTTCTGGACAATAGGATTCATATACtgcaaatttatttaaataaaacaatgtCATCACTCAGAATATCCACAGATATgttaatagaaaattaaagggaAAAAGGATTGAATGACAATTACATCTATTAACGGCTACTCCTTACTTGTTCTATTATAAATCCCATAACTCCTgtaaatattatcagtttgagaAGTTGACGAAAGACCCAACCCTTTCGAACCGAAGGGGTGCGAGGATAGCTTGGCTATAACATAAATTTATCACATAAGAAACAGAAGTGCAAAATACACATGAGTAAAATCAATATCAGAATTTTCTCTCAGAACAAACTTATCACCAAtcacttgttgaagttataggGTTTTTGTCTTTCATGTATAGAGGGAAGAAAAGTCAGAATAATAATACTATATTAATACTGATGTGAATACGTTaccaaagataaaaaataaccCTTATTTGCATTTATAGTTGAACTCTGAtcctaattaaataaaaaataaagcacAAAAGTAAGGAaatttaaaaccaatatattaGTTCTAagatatttctaaaatattttctgATAGAATAATGATTAGGTGAGATAGTTGAGATATTCTAGCAATCGACCTCATTTGAAAGCTTACTATGCTTTAAGCTTGCTACAAATGAAACCTTAAAAAGCAAAATATGTATGGACCTCACATAACACCATTGGAGGTCAACTACAAAGTTGGGGGCAAAGAGCATCAGAGGAAAGAATAAAACTAGTTTGCATATGGCCCAAGAGATGGGTTTAGACCACATTTGGGATAATATCTAGGGGCTGACCACATCATGCACAAGAGCCGGAACCAAATTGTATATGCAAATAAGCTGAGGCCAGACACATTTGAGACAAAAGTAAGGGTCGGACTGCAACTGGGGTAAACATTATCTGAGATAGGAGAAGCCAAATTGCATCTAGGACAGCTGGGACAAAAATGCATCAAAGATCAGTGACAGAAGCCAACAGGGACTAAAGCTAATCAGATGGCCATGAAGAGGACAGAATAGACAATGTGACGAATTGATTTAAGGATCTGAGACAAGTTGTGGAGGCAGTACATAGAAAAGACCAACTGACAAAGAGAGGACTTCAGAGAAGTGACCTCTCTCTAACTAAAAACCTCAAAATACTCCTGTTGAACAATGCCTTGTATGTGcttcaatcataaaaattaaatgctTGCAGATGTCAGTAGAAGAGGTGAATAAAAAGTGAGGCAACAATGaccaaataattataaatacaagAAAGACATACATCAATACTTTTAAGTTAATTTCTGCTACCTGGTAGCATAATGTAGGAGCAACCATGAAGTACGTCAAACTCATGAAGTTCACACTGGAAGGGTACTCCACATTCAAAGTATTGGCCACTGTTTCTCCCTATACAACAGGTAACATAATTGAATAAGGGAAAAAGAAGAACTTTTATCAGTCACTAATTTGGACAGATTATAGCATAATGTCCCCGTGCAGCAATAACAGACGATTGAAGGGGGAAGCAGAATGAACTTTATTATAACAATTAGGAGATAAAACAGTATTTTCCCATGTCATGAAGTCTTCGAACACTAGAACCACATAATACAGTGTGATCATGCGGGACTTTCCTGTTCAAATACTAAACATCATATCGTATAGCATAACCTCTTTAAATATATCTGTCGAAATACTAACCAGTACCTTTGCTACCTTCTCATTTGAAGAGGTAAGTGCTCTCATATCATAGGTTGTATGCGCATATGACACCAATTTTAACCACACGATGCAAGTCAATAGCATCAATGTGGCACCTGATAAAAAAGCAGAATCACACCTGCGCAGCAAAGGACCCATAAGATATCATTGCTATAACAATACCCATTACCGAGAAACTATAGTTACAGTTATTATATCCATGAGGTATACACTTTTTCTGTATCTGGCATATCACTGTTCAAAAAAATGCCACAGATGTAATCAACTTTGATCTAGTAGTAGGGGATATAAGGTTAGCTTGGTGGCTAGAGTGGGAGAGTTAGGGGCTGGAGTGATAAGAAGGTTGAGTGTTCTACCTCCAGTCTAAGcaaaatactaacaatattaaCATTACTAACATTGactattaaaaaagaaaaaacttttaTCTAGAAGTCAGCTAAAAGCTAGTAAATGTCACGCGAATGTCTGTGAAATGCTTTTATCACATGGCATCAATAAGTGCGAAGAAGCAACAAAGTTGCTTTCAATTGTTCGTTCCCATGACATTACCTTTTGTGTTTCTAATTATAATAacttaaaagataatttaactTCTACATTGTACGAACCAAACACTACAATGAAGCCAAAATGGCTTTGAAACTTTTCTCATATGATGCAAAAAGAATGTTTAAACATTCCTTCCTAGATAATGACATAACTTCAAGACTGTAACACCTTTATCAACTGAAGCTCATTATCTTCTCCTGTTCTGGTGGTAATACAATTGGCGTGTCTATTATCAGGGTCAGTATTCTAACCTTTGTTGAACCCAAACCTTCTTTTCCCccaatttatttaaagaaaaaatgaaattcattattaaatcttcaaaatttgatatatgatATGTGTGTGGTCACAATTGTCAGAGAAAGTCTAGATAGAAGCCCAGGAGTAAATATTTAAGTCTATACTGACCTGAGGATTACTAAAACTGGATAGATAATTGCAACAGTTGTAATTACAACATGAAGTAGAACAACAACCTGCAATATTCAAGTCAATATTACCATACAtcttaaatattgaaaattatgtgattaaaaatatCCCACCACGGTTAATTATGCGCTTAAACTGTTGTTTCTTGTACAACAAGCAAGGAATTGACATGGTTACAGAACACTTATTTTCCCCcatgaaatgaaatataataaaagctTACTAAGGAAATCACTTACTGGTTCAGAAATACGCTTTTGTTGTGCTAAGCTTTCAACTATAAAGGCAGCCAGTGGAAATACTGCAAGACTAAGACTGTGAAAGAAGCATAAGTAATGTTACAGAATGTCAAATGACAATATAAGGCTATATTCTTAAAGGGATCATCAAACTCATTACCAACACATGAAGAGGGGCCAATCTCTCAACGATTTTGAACTAAACCAAAAACCAGATTTAATCAACCATCCATACtgcaaaacatataaaaatataaaaaagtttagaaagaaaataatgaactttCACAGATGGAGCGATAAAGTTAAAACCGCTTACATAGATAAAGGTAGAAGCAAACCTTCATTAGATTCTCAATGATAAGCCTGCTGTTCACCGCAACAAGCACCACAATACAGAGATTGAACAGTCCTGCATGACTCTGTAATTAATTGATTAGTAACTAATTAGTAACTATTCATAAAATAAACCATTTACAGAAAATGTCAAAACAGCTAAACAAGCCTCTATAAGACAAaagtaattgaaaatttaaacaaactcAAAAGtaccatttaatttaattaaacacATAAATTAATCAAGtaatcaaacaaacaaaacaaaacatgtACATGCAACCAAAAAACGTGAACACaaaaatctatataaaatatatttataatactctAGAAATTACAgctaaatatttttctcattttatactatattatattaataaaaatagctTATAATTTTCtcaactattattatttatgttacaaaatattgaaaacagtttatatcaGCAACAAATTGCGATGAGTTacattaacaacaaaaattctCGTTAATTAAGTGGATTACGAGGCACGAAACAAGCCATGCAAAACTGAAATCAACCTGTCTAAAAATGTTTCCAGAGCTAAGAGGACTCTCCTTGCTTCTCCGGTGAGCGGGAACTGAAGGACGGTAAGTGAATTTGAAATCGGTAACCGTTTCACGATCAGTGACGTCATTCATAACGACATTATTATCAGTATCTGCATGATCCGTTTTGCGATCCTTAACCTCTTCGTTGTTCTTACCGTTTAACGAATCGTCGGAGCCTGAATCTCTAATAGCATCTTCAGCTGCACTCTCAGCGTCGAAAAGGTTTCCGGTTGATGTGGCGCTTGGCCTTCGTCGTAGAGAAGAACGCATGAGATCTGAGTCAGTTTGAACGGTAGCTACGGCGGTTACGGTTGCGGTGGTTCCCATACTTTCCGGTACATCGGAAATAGCCATCAGGTGATGTGTGCGAAACTAAactaatttgttatttttcttttaaacagtgtgatttatttatttatcaaagaaagaaaggaatcagaataaaagataaaaatgattCGAAACGAGGTCGTGTACTCGTGTGACATATAAAAGTGAAATTCAAGAAAGTGGAAAAATTGTAAGAAAGGAAGATTAATTAATAGGTGATTTTACTTTTGGATAATGGTGATACTCCTCCGTCTTATCATAACaacaattttatttacaatgttACTCtgtcataaattattttaatcatcaTAAGCCTATAAATGTAAAAGACTTTAgtcattaattatatatttattgattgATGTAAATTATAGGTGATAAATCAATAgtttatattaattgttaataatatCCAGTCATATTTCTTTAATATTAATACAAtctcaataatatttatttatttattatatattaaatcatctaaaaatttcattatattttatcaatagaattaatatatttataaaagttatatacaattcaaataaaatatttacaacaaAACAAACGaaatagactaaaattaaaataaaaaaagaataaggTGTTGTGTTGTGACTTGCGACGATGAAGAAGTGGCATATGTGAAGAatgttactattattattattatttgaattgcCCATATATGAAGAATATTAATGATAATATGTAGAAactttagagtattttatttgattttagtttgGTGTTTGTGTGTTGGGGTGT
Protein-coding sequences here:
- the LOC101507886 gene encoding diacylglycerol O-acyltransferase 1C-like isoform X2, which translates into the protein MAISDVPESMGTTATVTAVATVQTDSDLMRSSLRRRPSATSTGNLFDAESAAEDAIRDSGSDDSLNGKNNEEVKDRKTDHADTDNNVVMNDVTDRETVTDFKFTYRPSVPAHRRSKESPLSSGNIFRQSHAGLFNLCIVVLVAVNSRLIIENLMKYGWLIKSGFWFSSKSLRDWPLFMCCLSLAVFPLAAFIVESLAQQKRISEPVVVLLHVVITTVAIIYPVLVILRCDSAFLSGATLMLLTCIVWLKLVSYAHTTYDMRALTSSNEKVAKGETVANTLNVEYPSSVNFMSLTYFMVAPTLCYQPSYPRTPSVRKGWVFRQLLKLIIFTGVMGFIIEQYMNPIVQNSQHPLKGNLLYAIERILKLSVPNVYVWLCMFYCFFHLWLNILAELLRFGDREFYKDWWNAQTVEEYWRMWNMPVHKWMVRHVYFPCIRFGIPKGAAALIAFLVSAVFHELCIAVPCHMFKLWAFIGIMFQVPLVLITNYLQNKYRNSMVGNMIFWFIFCILGQPMCVLLYYHDLMNRKGELD
- the LOC101507886 gene encoding diacylglycerol O-acyltransferase 1C-like isoform X1; this translates as MAISDVPESMGTTATVTAVATVQTDSDLMRSSLRRRPSATSTGNLFDAESAAEDAIRDSGSDDSLNGKNNEEVKDRKTDHADTDNNVVMNDVTDRETVTDFKFTYRPSVPAHRRSKESPLSSGNIFRQSHAGLFNLCIVVLVAVNSRLIIENLMKYGWLIKSGFWFSSKSLRDWPLFMCCLSLAVFPLAAFIVESLAQQKRISEPVVVLLHVVITTVAIIYPVLVILRCDSAFLSGATLMLLTCIVWLKLVSYAHTTYDMRALTSSNEKVAKVLGETVANTLNVEYPSSVNFMSLTYFMVAPTLCYQPSYPRTPSVRKGWVFRQLLKLIIFTGVMGFIIEQYMNPIVQNSQHPLKGNLLYAIERILKLSVPNVYVWLCMFYCFFHLWLNILAELLRFGDREFYKDWWNAQTVEEYWRMWNMPVHKWMVRHVYFPCIRFGIPKGAAALIAFLVSAVFHELCIAVPCHMFKLWAFIGIMFQVPLVLITNYLQNKYRNSMVGNMIFWFIFCILGQPMCVLLYYHDLMNRKGELD